A stretch of Anaeromyxobacter dehalogenans 2CP-1 DNA encodes these proteins:
- a CDS encoding OmpP1/FadL family transporter: MRKTFRIAFLAVLAAPAVALASGFEVINVNPRDLALSSSGVAAQEDAAATFQNPAALSKLSGLNLSLAGSMLSLRTKWTGTAAYPGKETTKFAPTPPVAMYVAYGTKLAGRGLGFGLGVGTPGGGQMKWDDQWEGRGRIITVERRMLGFYLNGGYEIAPWLRVGGGAIYYEGIQYLKQGIQPFPDAYAELDTKGGGFAYQLSAEVKPLENLTLGFDYKHKGTMHMKGDAHFQVPPSLVGPTTQDQDVKQDLTFPNRIDTGLAWRVAKPVLVTLQYSWSRFVVYNQDLFEGETTAITVPRDYRNGNVIRGGVEWTALPTLRLRAGMMRDWSGLRTSTLSPTLPDSNTTGYSLGAGWDAGADFGLNAAVFYGDRDKQTSTGTAAFPGSYKTDVWIVALGFTWRTDLGNR; the protein is encoded by the coding sequence ATGCGGAAGACCTTCCGGATCGCCTTCCTCGCCGTCCTCGCCGCCCCGGCCGTCGCGCTGGCCAGCGGGTTCGAGGTCATCAACGTCAACCCGCGCGACCTCGCGCTCTCGTCCTCGGGCGTGGCCGCGCAGGAGGACGCGGCGGCCACGTTCCAGAACCCCGCCGCGCTCTCCAAGCTCTCCGGGCTGAACCTCTCGCTCGCCGGCTCGATGCTGAGCCTGCGCACGAAGTGGACCGGCACCGCCGCCTACCCGGGCAAGGAGACCACCAAGTTCGCGCCCACGCCGCCGGTGGCGATGTACGTCGCCTACGGCACGAAGCTCGCCGGGCGCGGCCTCGGCTTCGGCCTCGGCGTGGGCACGCCGGGCGGCGGCCAGATGAAGTGGGACGACCAGTGGGAGGGGCGCGGCCGCATCATCACCGTCGAGCGCCGCATGCTCGGCTTCTACCTGAACGGCGGCTACGAGATCGCGCCGTGGCTGCGCGTCGGCGGCGGCGCCATCTACTACGAGGGCATCCAGTACCTGAAGCAGGGGATCCAGCCGTTCCCGGACGCCTACGCCGAGCTCGACACCAAGGGCGGCGGCTTCGCGTACCAGCTCTCCGCCGAGGTGAAGCCGCTCGAGAACCTCACGCTCGGCTTCGACTACAAGCACAAGGGCACCATGCACATGAAGGGCGACGCGCACTTCCAGGTGCCGCCCTCGCTGGTGGGCCCGACCACGCAGGACCAGGACGTGAAGCAGGACCTCACGTTCCCGAACCGCATCGACACGGGCCTGGCCTGGCGGGTGGCGAAGCCGGTGCTGGTGACGCTGCAGTACTCCTGGTCGCGCTTCGTGGTCTACAACCAGGACCTGTTCGAGGGCGAGACGACCGCCATCACGGTGCCGCGCGACTACCGCAACGGCAACGTCATCCGCGGCGGCGTCGAGTGGACCGCCCTGCCCACCCTGCGGCTCCGCGCCGGCATGATGCGCGACTGGTCGGGCCTGCGCACGAGCACGCTCTCGCCGACGCTGCCGGACTCGAACACCACCGGCTACTCGCTCGGCGCGGGCTGGGACGCGGGCGCCGACTTCGGCCTGAACGCCGCGGTGTTCTACGGCGACCGCGACAAGCAGACCTCGACCGGGACCGCCGCGTTCCCGGGCAGCTACAAGACCGACGTGTGGATCGTGGCGCTCGGCTTCACCTGGCGCACCGACCTCGGCAACCGGTAG
- a CDS encoding sodium:solute symporter family protein produces the protein MNLELLTLAVGAYAAVLAFLGWLGYRRTRSAADYLVGGREIHPVLMALAYGSTFISTSAIVGFAGVAALMGMGLLWLTMLNILLGVFVAFVVFGRPTRRLGAALDAHTFPELLGRRYRSRFIQGFAGGTIALLMPLYAAAVLIGGARFLEVQLHLDYQVALFVFAAITVGYVLFGGLKGVVYTDAFQAVLMVCGMLVLLVATYAQVGGLSAHQALTDLADQVPPALRAQGHRGWTAMPAAGSPLWWQMVSTIVLGVGIGVLAQPQLTVRFMTVKSGRELHRALVPGGLFLLLMAGVAYVVGSLTNLWYFQRTGKIALAIMTDPATGKPNVDRLMPLYTQAAMPEWFAYLFMLALLAAAMSTLSAQFHAIGTAIGRDLYEQAFRLGGGAERTVLLARGGILAGFAGTVLLAWNLGPGVIAIATALFFGMCAATFLPAFVSALFWARSTRAGVIAGMLAGFAAWALWVLFVHERESAALGVVKALTGRTSLGAGTTWALVDPIVVALPIAALVTVVGSLLGRAAPAADAAGPARTEEGGLDAGLR, from the coding sequence GTGAACCTGGAGCTGCTCACGCTCGCCGTCGGCGCGTACGCCGCCGTGCTCGCCTTCCTGGGCTGGCTCGGGTACCGCCGCACGCGCAGCGCCGCCGACTACCTGGTGGGCGGTCGCGAGATCCACCCGGTGCTGATGGCGCTCGCCTACGGCTCCACGTTCATCTCCACCTCCGCCATCGTGGGCTTCGCGGGCGTCGCCGCGCTCATGGGCATGGGCCTGCTCTGGCTCACCATGCTCAACATCCTGCTGGGCGTGTTCGTCGCGTTCGTGGTGTTCGGCCGCCCCACCCGGCGGCTCGGCGCCGCGCTCGACGCGCACACCTTCCCGGAGCTGCTCGGGCGCCGGTACCGGTCCCGCTTCATCCAGGGCTTCGCCGGCGGGACCATCGCGCTGCTCATGCCGCTCTACGCCGCCGCGGTGCTCATCGGCGGGGCGCGCTTCCTCGAGGTGCAGCTCCACCTCGACTACCAGGTGGCGCTGTTCGTGTTCGCGGCCATCACCGTCGGCTACGTGCTGTTCGGCGGGCTGAAGGGCGTCGTCTACACCGACGCGTTCCAGGCGGTGCTGATGGTGTGCGGCATGCTGGTGCTGCTCGTCGCCACCTACGCGCAGGTGGGCGGGCTCTCGGCGCACCAGGCGCTCACCGATCTCGCCGACCAGGTCCCGCCGGCGCTCCGCGCGCAGGGCCACCGCGGCTGGACCGCCATGCCCGCGGCCGGCTCGCCGCTCTGGTGGCAGATGGTGTCCACCATCGTCCTCGGCGTCGGCATCGGCGTCCTCGCCCAGCCGCAGCTCACCGTCCGGTTCATGACCGTGAAGAGCGGGCGCGAGCTGCACCGCGCGCTCGTGCCGGGCGGCCTCTTCCTGCTGCTCATGGCCGGCGTCGCCTACGTGGTCGGCTCGCTCACCAACCTCTGGTACTTCCAGCGCACCGGCAAGATCGCGCTCGCGATCATGACCGACCCGGCCACCGGCAAGCCCAACGTGGACCGGCTCATGCCGCTCTACACGCAGGCGGCCATGCCGGAGTGGTTCGCGTACCTGTTCATGCTGGCGCTGCTCGCCGCGGCGATGTCCACGCTCTCGGCGCAGTTCCACGCCATCGGCACCGCCATCGGGCGCGACCTCTACGAGCAGGCGTTCCGGCTGGGCGGCGGGGCCGAGCGCACCGTGCTGCTGGCGCGCGGCGGGATCCTGGCGGGCTTCGCCGGCACGGTGCTCCTCGCCTGGAACCTCGGCCCCGGCGTCATCGCCATCGCCACCGCGCTCTTCTTCGGCATGTGCGCGGCGACGTTCCTGCCGGCGTTCGTCTCGGCGCTGTTCTGGGCCCGCTCCACCCGCGCCGGCGTGATCGCCGGGATGCTGGCCGGCTTCGCCGCCTGGGCGCTGTGGGTGCTGTTCGTGCACGAGCGCGAGTCGGCGGCGCTGGGCGTGGTGAAGGCGCTGACCGGCCGGACCAGCCTCGGCGCCGGCACCACCTGGGCGCTCGTCGATCCGATCGTGGTGGCGCTGCCGATCGCGGCGCTGGTGACGGTGGTGGGCTCGCTGCTCGGCCGCGCGGCGCCCGCCGCGGACGCGGCCGGGCCGGCCCGGACCGAAGAAGGGGGGCTCGATGCTGGGCTTCGGTGA
- a CDS encoding phenylacetate--CoA ligase family protein: MTTSWNDAGSAFHPASAPDFLPRRELEKLQLARLRAVVARAYEKVPLLRQRMEARGVFPDAIHALEDLARLPFTVKADLRDTYPFGLFASPVEEIVRLHASSGTTGKPIVVAYTAADLEVWTSVMVRAFAACGLHQGDLIQNAYGYGLFTGGLGAHYGGEALGATVIPISGGNTERQLMVLQDFGVTAICCTPSYMVHLIERARDAKIGFGRLKVGVFGAEPWSESMRAHIEREAGIRAHDIYGLSEIIGPGVGIECVHRDGLHLFEDHFYPEIVDPETGAVLPDGAEGELVLTTLSKQAMPMIRYRTRDITAIDPTPCACGRTLRRIRRIGRRSDDMFIIRGVNVFPSQVETALLQVEGTLPHYQIVLTRAKGLDEMEVQIEVTPEVFSDEIRGLQRLQEHLGAALEQVLGLRAQVTLVAPRTLQRSEGKAKRVIDRRNI; encoded by the coding sequence GTGACCACCTCCTGGAACGACGCCGGCAGCGCCTTCCACCCGGCCAGCGCCCCCGACTTCCTCCCCCGCCGCGAGCTCGAGAAGCTGCAGCTCGCCCGGCTCCGCGCCGTGGTGGCGCGCGCCTACGAGAAGGTCCCGCTCCTCCGCCAGCGCATGGAGGCCCGCGGCGTCTTCCCCGACGCCATCCACGCGCTCGAGGATCTCGCGCGCCTGCCGTTCACGGTGAAGGCCGACCTGCGCGACACCTACCCGTTCGGCCTGTTCGCCTCGCCGGTGGAGGAGATCGTCCGGCTGCACGCGTCCTCCGGCACCACCGGCAAGCCCATCGTGGTGGCCTACACCGCGGCGGACCTGGAGGTGTGGACGAGCGTGATGGTGCGCGCGTTCGCCGCCTGCGGGCTGCACCAGGGCGACCTCATCCAGAACGCCTACGGCTACGGCCTGTTCACCGGGGGCCTCGGCGCGCACTACGGCGGCGAGGCGCTCGGCGCGACGGTGATCCCCATCTCCGGCGGCAACACCGAGCGCCAGCTCATGGTGCTGCAGGACTTCGGCGTCACCGCCATCTGCTGCACCCCCTCGTACATGGTCCACCTCATCGAGCGCGCCCGCGACGCGAAGATCGGCTTCGGCCGGCTGAAGGTGGGCGTGTTCGGGGCCGAGCCCTGGTCCGAGTCGATGCGCGCGCACATCGAGCGCGAGGCCGGCATCCGGGCCCACGACATCTACGGGCTCTCGGAGATCATCGGCCCGGGCGTGGGCATCGAGTGCGTCCACCGCGACGGGCTCCACCTGTTCGAGGACCACTTCTACCCGGAGATCGTGGACCCGGAGACCGGCGCGGTGCTGCCGGACGGCGCGGAGGGCGAGCTCGTGCTCACCACGCTCTCCAAGCAGGCGATGCCCATGATCCGCTACCGGACCCGGGACATCACCGCCATCGACCCCACGCCCTGCGCGTGCGGCCGCACGCTCCGGCGCATCCGCCGCATCGGCCGACGCTCCGACGACATGTTCATCATCCGCGGCGTGAACGTGTTCCCGTCGCAGGTGGAGACCGCGCTCCTGCAGGTCGAGGGGACGCTGCCGCACTACCAGATCGTCCTCACCCGCGCGAAGGGGCTCGACGAGATGGAGGTGCAGATCGAGGTCACGCCGGAGGTGTTCTCCGACGAGATCCGCGGCCTGCAGCGGCTGCAGGAGCACCTCGGCGCGGCGCTCGAGCAGGTGCTCGGCCTCCGCGCGCAGGTGACGCTGGTGGCCCCGCGCACCCTGCAGCGCAGCGAGGGCAAGGCGAAGCGCGTCATCGACCGTCGCAACATCTGA
- a CDS encoding SDR family NAD(P)-dependent oxidoreductase, protein MRRSTALSLTAALAAGAWLAARRLRRRRPLAGGVALVTGGSRGLGLVLARELGRRGMRIVLCARDEEELERARSGLAQDGIDATGLPGDVTDEDGTRTLVADVEENLGPVELLVNSAGIIQVGPAEAMSVEDYRHAMDVLFYGALHAAEAVLPGMRARRRGTIVNVTSIGAAVGIPHLAPYDAAKFAARGWSEALGAETAKYGVDVITVVPGLMRTGSFGRALVKGRRYAEASLFSLLASLPLVTVSAERAARRIVRAIEHRERFVIIGLPARVLRLAHSLMPGAIVATLGFVNRFLPTAAPGERHGIALPAELFRRGLARSILTALGERAARRYNEEPA, encoded by the coding sequence ATGCGTCGTTCGACCGCGCTGTCGCTGACCGCCGCGCTCGCCGCCGGCGCCTGGCTCGCCGCGCGCCGGTTGCGCCGCCGCAGGCCGCTCGCCGGCGGGGTGGCGCTCGTCACCGGCGGCTCGCGCGGCCTGGGCCTGGTCCTCGCCCGCGAGCTGGGTCGCCGCGGCATGCGCATCGTCCTCTGCGCGCGCGACGAGGAGGAGCTGGAGCGGGCGCGGTCCGGCCTCGCGCAGGACGGGATCGACGCGACCGGCCTGCCCGGCGACGTGACCGACGAGGACGGCACGCGCACGCTGGTCGCCGACGTGGAGGAGAACCTCGGCCCGGTGGAGCTGCTCGTGAACAGCGCCGGGATCATCCAGGTCGGCCCGGCCGAGGCCATGAGCGTCGAGGACTACCGGCACGCCATGGACGTGCTGTTCTACGGCGCGCTGCACGCGGCCGAGGCGGTGCTGCCGGGCATGCGGGCGCGCCGCCGCGGGACGATCGTGAACGTCACCTCGATCGGCGCCGCGGTGGGCATCCCGCACCTCGCGCCCTACGACGCGGCCAAGTTCGCCGCGCGCGGGTGGTCGGAGGCGCTCGGCGCCGAGACCGCCAAGTACGGCGTCGACGTCATCACGGTGGTGCCGGGGCTGATGCGCACCGGATCCTTCGGGCGCGCGCTGGTGAAGGGGCGCCGCTACGCGGAGGCGAGCCTGTTCTCGCTGCTCGCATCCCTCCCGCTCGTGACGGTCTCCGCGGAGCGGGCGGCGCGGCGCATCGTGCGCGCGATCGAGCACCGCGAGCGCTTCGTGATCATCGGGCTGCCGGCGCGGGTGCTGCGCCTCGCCCACTCCCTCATGCCCGGGGCGATCGTGGCGACGCTGGGGTTCGTGAACCGGTTCCTGCCCACCGCCGCCCCCGGGGAGCGCCACGGCATCGCGCTCCCGGCCGAGCTGTTCCGGCGCGGCCTGGCGCGCTCCATCCTGACCGCGCTCGGCGAGCGCGCCGCCCGCCGCTACAACGAGGAGCCGGCCTGA
- a CDS encoding methyl-accepting chemotaxis protein, which produces MRSASLATKLVLALGLAFAVVLGGFTAASAAFTVRTVEQQTADALRGRVALVRDMVGVYDASLARATADLLHVFRASYPEGIRADPSRAAYVEGVALPGLAAGDRMVDLDYPTVDRFTATSGAVATVFARAGGDFVRITTSVQTDAGRRAVGTFLGADHPAHRRLLEGEPYTGKAVLFGRDFFTRYEPIVQDGKVIGALFVGVDFTDGLAALRERIRGVRAGDQGYFFVVDASAGAGRNRLIVHPTRAGEAAPDGLGPALATGSGGAEGLRIAGADAKGAARPEIATCQAFEPWQWLVCGAVPEEELTHDGRRLGLLLSTGGAALVIVLAGLALWLVRRMVLEPLARTARFAERVAAGDLASELEIRAGDEVGALGEALNEMVRALRAVVGTLRSASDAVAEACQALSASTAQIAEGASEQAAGAETASGATTELAARVRDVAGGAAETEALAARSAASARSGGEAVRRAVAAVQEIAGRTAVIEEIAHQTNLLALNAAIEAARSGVHGRGFAVVATEIRRLAERSRAAAAEIGALGTSTVQAARLAGEALDAVVPDIGRTSELVRGMAVATEEISAGAHEVTGAIGQLDAAIQASASSSEELASTAARLAEEAEALRRSAAWFRTGEPEHDTAPATRAPALPAVSPGRAA; this is translated from the coding sequence ATGCGCTCCGCCTCCCTCGCCACCAAGCTCGTCCTCGCCCTCGGCCTCGCCTTCGCGGTGGTCCTGGGCGGCTTCACCGCCGCGTCGGCGGCGTTCACCGTTCGAACCGTCGAGCAGCAGACCGCCGACGCGCTGCGCGGCCGGGTGGCGCTGGTCCGGGACATGGTCGGGGTCTACGACGCCAGCCTGGCGAGGGCGACCGCCGACCTGCTCCACGTGTTCCGCGCCTCCTACCCCGAGGGCATCCGAGCGGACCCGTCGCGCGCCGCCTACGTGGAGGGCGTGGCGCTCCCCGGCCTCGCCGCCGGCGACCGGATGGTGGACCTCGACTACCCCACCGTCGATCGCTTCACCGCGACGAGCGGCGCGGTCGCGACCGTCTTCGCCCGCGCCGGCGGCGACTTCGTGCGCATCACCACCTCGGTGCAGACGGACGCCGGCCGGCGGGCGGTGGGCACGTTCCTCGGCGCCGACCATCCCGCGCACCGGCGCCTGCTCGAGGGCGAGCCCTACACCGGCAAGGCCGTGCTGTTCGGCCGCGACTTCTTCACGCGCTACGAGCCCATCGTCCAGGACGGGAAGGTCATCGGCGCGCTGTTCGTGGGCGTGGACTTCACCGACGGGCTCGCCGCGCTGCGCGAGCGCATCCGCGGCGTGCGCGCGGGCGACCAGGGCTACTTCTTCGTGGTGGACGCCTCGGCGGGCGCCGGGCGCAACCGGCTGATCGTCCACCCCACCCGCGCCGGCGAGGCCGCGCCGGACGGGCTCGGGCCCGCGCTCGCCACCGGGAGCGGCGGCGCCGAGGGGCTGCGCATCGCGGGCGCCGACGCGAAGGGCGCGGCGCGCCCGGAGATCGCGACCTGCCAGGCGTTCGAGCCGTGGCAGTGGCTGGTCTGCGGCGCGGTGCCGGAGGAGGAGCTGACGCACGACGGGCGGCGCCTGGGGCTCCTCCTGTCCACGGGCGGCGCCGCGCTGGTGATCGTGCTGGCCGGGCTCGCGCTCTGGCTGGTGCGGCGCATGGTGCTCGAGCCGCTGGCGCGGACCGCGCGCTTCGCCGAGCGGGTGGCCGCCGGCGACCTCGCGAGCGAGCTCGAGATCCGCGCCGGGGACGAGGTCGGCGCCCTGGGCGAGGCGCTCAACGAGATGGTGCGGGCGCTCCGCGCCGTGGTCGGTACGCTCCGCTCCGCCTCCGACGCGGTGGCCGAGGCGTGCCAGGCGCTGTCCGCCTCCACCGCGCAGATCGCCGAGGGCGCCTCGGAGCAGGCGGCCGGGGCCGAGACCGCGAGCGGCGCCACCACCGAGCTCGCGGCGCGGGTGCGCGACGTGGCCGGCGGGGCCGCGGAGACCGAGGCGCTGGCGGCCCGCTCGGCGGCGTCGGCCCGGTCCGGCGGCGAGGCGGTGCGCCGCGCCGTCGCGGCGGTGCAGGAGATCGCCGGGCGGACCGCCGTCATCGAGGAGATCGCCCACCAGACCAACCTGCTCGCCCTGAACGCCGCCATCGAGGCGGCGCGCAGCGGCGTGCACGGGCGCGGCTTCGCCGTGGTCGCGACCGAGATCCGGCGCCTGGCCGAGCGGAGCCGGGCCGCCGCCGCCGAGATCGGCGCGCTCGGCACCTCCACCGTGCAGGCGGCGCGCCTGGCCGGCGAGGCGCTCGACGCCGTGGTCCCGGACATCGGGCGCACCTCGGAGCTGGTGCGCGGCATGGCCGTCGCCACCGAGGAGATCTCCGCCGGCGCGCACGAGGTGACCGGCGCCATCGGCCAGCTCGACGCCGCCATCCAGGCGAGCGCGTCGTCCTCCGAGGAGCTCGCCTCCACCGCCGCCCGGCTCGCCGAGGAGGCCGAGGCGCTGCGCCGCTCGGCCGCGTGGTTCCGCACCGGCGAGCCCGAGCACGACACGGCCCCGGCGACGCGTGCGCCGGCGCTCCCCGCCGTCTCGCCCGGCCGGGCCGCCTGA
- a CDS encoding symporter small accessory protein gives MLGFGDLGVTAAFVLTLASAALCVVYGLLHWNDDDAPLPPPVHPPGEAELDDL, from the coding sequence ATGCTGGGCTTCGGTGACCTCGGCGTAACGGCGGCGTTCGTGCTCACGCTCGCGAGCGCGGCGCTGTGCGTGGTGTACGGGCTCCTCCACTGGAACGACGACGACGCCCCCCTGCCCCCGCCCGTCCACCCGCCCGGCGAGGCCGAGCTCGACGACCTCTGA
- a CDS encoding amino acid-binding protein yields MKIRQLSLFLENRPGQLRVPCQVLGDAGIDILTLSLADTQQFGILRLIVKDPERAKQVLEKAGVVVNVTDVLAVDVPDRPGGLAEVLEGFEACGLGIEYMYAYSVRSRGEHATLVFRLSDPDRAAALLQARGVRLVGAAELFARAGA; encoded by the coding sequence ATGAAGATCCGTCAGCTCTCGCTGTTCCTCGAGAACCGCCCCGGGCAGCTCCGGGTCCCGTGCCAGGTGCTGGGCGACGCGGGCATCGACATCCTCACGCTCTCGCTCGCCGACACGCAGCAGTTCGGCATCCTGCGCCTCATCGTGAAGGACCCCGAGCGCGCGAAGCAGGTCCTCGAGAAGGCGGGCGTCGTCGTGAACGTCACCGACGTGCTGGCGGTGGACGTGCCCGACCGGCCGGGCGGCCTCGCCGAGGTGCTCGAGGGGTTCGAGGCCTGCGGCCTCGGCATCGAGTACATGTACGCGTACTCGGTGCGGAGCCGCGGCGAGCACGCCACGCTCGTGTTCCGGCTCTCGGATCCGGACCGTGCCGCCGCGCTGCTGCAGGCGCGCGGCGTCCGCCTGGTGGGCGCGGCCGAGCTGTTCGCGCGCGCGGGGGCCTAG
- a CDS encoding phenylacetate--CoA ligase family protein, protein MARFALENRILDPEETLDRDALAALQGRRLAETVRRARAVPHHRKALERAGVRDEDLRGPADVRRLPFTVKDDLRQSYPLGLLAVPREQVVRIHGSSGTTGRPTFVAYTRRDLDTWTGLVARFLVAGGLRPEHTVHVAFGYGLFTGGFGLHYGIERVGAAVVPSGGGNTPRQVRLICDLSADVLISTPSYALHVGEVARAEGLKPGDLPLRYGHFGGEPWTEEMRGEIERSLGILAFNNYGLSEVIGPGVAGECPARDGMHVQEDHFIVECLDPVTLEPVPDGEVGELVFTSLTKEAMPVLRYRTRDLAALDRSPCPCGRTGVRMSRVRGRSDDMLIIRGVNVFPSQVEEALLRVEGTAPHYLIEVSRPGALDEAVVKVEVRPEDFRDEMREMVGLRDRIDREIHAVTGIRMIVELVAPNTLERSAGKARRVLDHRKAGPA, encoded by the coding sequence ATGGCCCGCTTCGCGCTCGAGAACCGGATCCTCGATCCGGAGGAGACGCTCGACCGTGACGCGCTCGCCGCGCTCCAGGGCCGCCGCCTCGCCGAGACCGTCCGCCGCGCCCGCGCGGTGCCGCACCACCGCAAGGCGCTGGAGCGGGCCGGCGTCCGCGACGAGGACCTGCGCGGCCCGGCCGACGTGCGGCGCCTGCCGTTCACGGTGAAGGACGACCTCCGGCAGAGCTACCCGCTCGGCCTGCTGGCGGTGCCGCGCGAGCAGGTGGTGCGCATCCACGGCTCCTCCGGCACCACCGGCCGCCCCACCTTCGTCGCGTACACCCGCCGCGACCTCGACACCTGGACCGGCCTGGTGGCCCGCTTCCTGGTGGCCGGCGGGCTCCGCCCCGAGCACACCGTCCACGTCGCCTTCGGCTACGGCCTGTTCACCGGCGGCTTCGGGCTGCACTACGGCATCGAGCGGGTGGGCGCCGCGGTGGTCCCGTCCGGCGGCGGGAACACGCCGCGGCAGGTGCGGCTCATCTGCGATCTCTCCGCCGACGTGCTCATCAGCACGCCGTCCTACGCGCTGCACGTGGGCGAGGTGGCGCGCGCCGAGGGGCTGAAGCCCGGCGACCTGCCGCTCCGGTACGGCCACTTCGGCGGCGAGCCCTGGACCGAGGAGATGCGCGGGGAGATCGAGCGGTCGCTCGGGATCCTCGCCTTCAACAACTACGGGCTCTCCGAGGTGATCGGGCCGGGCGTGGCCGGCGAGTGCCCGGCGCGCGATGGCATGCACGTGCAGGAGGACCACTTCATCGTCGAGTGCCTCGACCCGGTCACGCTCGAGCCGGTGCCGGACGGCGAGGTGGGCGAGCTCGTCTTCACCTCGCTCACGAAGGAGGCGATGCCGGTGCTGCGCTACCGCACCCGCGACCTCGCCGCGCTCGACCGCTCCCCCTGCCCCTGCGGCCGCACCGGCGTGCGCATGAGCCGGGTGCGCGGCCGCTCCGACGACATGCTCATCATCCGCGGCGTGAACGTGTTCCCGTCGCAGGTGGAGGAGGCGCTGCTCCGCGTCGAGGGCACCGCCCCGCACTACCTCATCGAGGTCTCGCGCCCCGGCGCGCTCGACGAGGCGGTGGTGAAGGTGGAGGTCCGGCCCGAGGACTTCCGCGACGAGATGCGCGAGATGGTGGGCCTGCGCGACCGCATCGATCGCGAGATCCACGCGGTGACCGGGATCCGGATGATCGTGGAGCTGGTGGCGCCGAACACGCTGGAGCGCTCCGCCGGCAAGGCGCGGCGGGTGCTCGATCACCGGAAGGCCGGGCCGGCGTAG
- a CDS encoding indolepyruvate oxidoreductase subunit beta, whose translation MPSRTVNVVVAGLGGQGVIKASEILADTAFRAGLDVKKAEVHGMSQRGGSVTTDVRFGAEVLSPMVPAGEADFLLVLAPSELEVTRPLLRPGGLLIPPDAVDEARLPNRRSLNVALLGLLSHHLELDEAHWLAAIHAALPERLHAVNDAAFRLGRETAAAAR comes from the coding sequence ATGCCTAGCCGGACCGTGAACGTGGTCGTCGCCGGCCTGGGCGGCCAGGGCGTCATCAAGGCCTCCGAGATCCTGGCCGACACCGCCTTCCGCGCCGGCCTGGACGTGAAGAAGGCCGAGGTCCACGGCATGAGCCAGCGCGGCGGCTCGGTCACCACCGACGTCCGCTTCGGCGCCGAGGTGCTCTCGCCCATGGTCCCGGCCGGCGAGGCCGACTTCCTGCTGGTGCTGGCGCCCTCCGAGCTGGAGGTGACCCGCCCGCTGCTCCGGCCCGGCGGCCTCCTCATCCCGCCGGACGCGGTGGACGAGGCGAGGCTCCCGAACCGCCGCAGCCTGAACGTGGCGCTGCTCGGCCTGCTCTCGCACCACCTCGAGCTCGACGAGGCCCACTGGCTCGCCGCCATCCACGCCGCGCTCCCCGAGCGGCTCCACGCCGTGAACGACGCGGCCTTCCGGCTCGGCCGGGAGACCGCCGCCGCCGCGCGCTGA